The Bos taurus isolate L1 Dominette 01449 registration number 42190680 breed Hereford chromosome 18, ARS-UCD2.0, whole genome shotgun sequence genome has a window encoding:
- the LOC107131456 gene encoding large ribosomal subunit protein eL38-like, with translation MPCKTEEIEDNRLTAGRKDAKSVKIKKNKDDVKFSVRCSRYLYTLVITDNKKAETLKQTEPPGSAVKERK, from the coding sequence ATGCCTTGCAAAACTGAAGAAATCGAGGACAATCGGCTCACAGCTGGGCGAAAGGATGCCAAATCTGTCAAGATCAAGAAAAATAAGGATGATGTGAAGTTTTCAGTTCGATGCAGCAGATACCTTTACACCTTGGTCATCACGGACAATAAGAAGGCAGAAACGCTGAAGCAGACTGAGCCCCCAGGTTCAGCAGTGAAGGAGCGGAAATGA